Proteins found in one Planctomycetes bacterium MalM25 genomic segment:
- the yvaA gene encoding putative oxidoreductase YvaA, which yields MMMTRRAALLAGGAAASASFLPRSLYANVSGANDRVNVAWCGVGGRGPRIIENFERAGIANFVAFCDVDPENQHLLATREKFPDARVFQDWRVMLDEMDRDIDAVVVLVPDHSHFPITMAAMAAGKHVYTEKPLARTFQEIELLMAAEQKYGVATQMGNQGHSGENHFQFKAWKEAGVIRDVTHVDAYMNKWRRWHPWGDVQAMPTGETAPASLDWDLWHSATPRHAFSKKFHPGNWRGWHQHGTGCFGDWGAHVLDTIHRFLELGLPERVSAKKLVQPNDLIYPLASTINFQFPERNGMPAMDIDWYDGVDNLPPLPEAFGDREYDPNKPGKFLYAGDVVFQGDSHHSPLRILSEEKHAELEAAGLQIQFGKHSDHYANFLLACRGDEQTRSPFSVSGPLSQMLTLGCIAQRLGGDLDFDRDAKRFTNNDRANKLLSDTPRDGWEPYYKL from the coding sequence ATGATGATGACACGTCGTGCTGCGCTGCTCGCCGGCGGTGCCGCCGCCTCCGCCAGCTTCTTGCCTCGGTCGCTGTACGCCAACGTTTCGGGCGCGAACGATCGCGTGAACGTCGCCTGGTGCGGCGTGGGCGGGCGTGGGCCCCGGATCATCGAGAACTTCGAACGGGCCGGGATCGCCAACTTCGTCGCGTTCTGCGACGTCGATCCCGAGAACCAGCACCTGCTGGCGACCCGGGAGAAGTTCCCCGACGCGCGGGTCTTCCAGGACTGGCGCGTGATGCTCGACGAGATGGACCGCGACATCGACGCGGTCGTCGTGTTGGTCCCCGACCACTCGCACTTCCCCATCACGATGGCCGCGATGGCGGCGGGCAAGCACGTCTACACCGAGAAGCCGCTCGCACGGACCTTCCAAGAGATCGAGCTGCTGATGGCGGCTGAACAGAAGTACGGCGTCGCCACCCAGATGGGCAACCAGGGCCATTCGGGCGAGAACCACTTCCAGTTCAAGGCGTGGAAAGAGGCGGGCGTCATCCGCGACGTGACGCACGTCGATGCTTACATGAACAAGTGGCGCCGCTGGCACCCCTGGGGCGACGTCCAGGCGATGCCCACCGGCGAGACCGCGCCCGCTTCGCTCGATTGGGACCTGTGGCACAGCGCCACGCCCCGGCACGCGTTCAGCAAGAAATTCCACCCGGGCAACTGGCGCGGCTGGCACCAGCACGGGACGGGCTGCTTCGGCGATTGGGGCGCGCACGTGCTCGACACGATCCATCGCTTCTTGGAACTCGGCCTGCCCGAGAGGGTCTCCGCGAAGAAGCTGGTGCAGCCGAACGACCTGATCTACCCGCTCGCCTCGACCATCAATTTCCAATTCCCCGAGCGGAACGGCATGCCGGCGATGGACATCGACTGGTACGACGGGGTCGATAACCTCCCGCCACTGCCCGAGGCGTTTGGTGATCGCGAGTACGACCCGAACAAGCCGGGCAAGTTCCTCTACGCCGGCGACGTGGTGTTCCAGGGCGACAGCCACCATTCGCCGCTGCGGATCCTCTCCGAGGAGAAACACGCCGAGCTGGAGGCCGCCGGCCTGCAAATCCAGTTTGGCAAGCACTCCGACCACTACGCGAACTTCTTGCTCGCCTGCCGCGGCGACGAGCAGACGCGTTCGCCCTTCTCCGTATCGGGACCGCTCTCGCAGATGCTCACCTTGGGCTGCATCGCCCAGCGGCTGGGCGGCGATCTCGATTTCGACCGCGACGCCAAGCGATTTACAAACAACGACCGGGCGAACAAGCTGCTGAGCGACACGCCCCGCGATGGTTGGGAGCCGTACTACAAGCTGTAG
- the betC_13 gene encoding Choline-sulfatase translates to MGVGTMRFCSMLAMLVWAGCGVWAGAAEKPNLLWIITDDQRADSIVAFNKIMTGQADSALGPVSSPNVDRLAAEGTTFINAYCQSPACAPSRAAMHSGRYPHHSGVYGFEQHHANNPEFAPPTVPKVLAAAGYQTSIAGKLGERTISWDGKRFRWGQLQYDQEIAPFKVMRRAGLTDWLKEEIWAGGKYGGRTESFWFSEEESLDLHVPAGEEPGEEFRRLAAEATERLDLLRHRTGDGVDHRIILGGVSGRKAGETRDGYYLKALEQFLANPDQEYLAPWGKRLNGPDTSKPQFINLGFDFPHTPVLPPASYREEFQQYTYKIPQPAEGEIAAFPPQIQGMYKQKQSDHYSSEELQQMVQDYYAFCAYGDELVGGAAEAFKQYSEKQGRPWMIVYVCGDHGWRLNEHGMISKFGPWGIDTHDPIIVVSSDKEKFPAGKVVTDFAEFVDMAPTFYAAAGLDVESEELERLDGYDLAQVAAGEKRPRDYVLSEGWWVSGPRACIRTKDYLFSMKVKPKRVPIKDMKWALDATMKQVEPLLYDLRVDPGETNNVAFDKRYKSVAWTLRSKLQDVVLGDDRIEIDWSAGFMGKAERSRFALGADDKRLMVPQVETN, encoded by the coding sequence ATGGGGGTGGGAACGATGCGATTCTGTTCGATGTTGGCGATGCTGGTCTGGGCCGGGTGCGGGGTGTGGGCCGGCGCCGCCGAGAAACCGAACCTGCTGTGGATCATCACGGACGATCAGCGGGCCGACTCGATCGTCGCCTTCAATAAGATCATGACCGGCCAGGCGGACAGCGCCCTGGGCCCGGTCTCCTCGCCGAACGTCGACCGCCTCGCCGCCGAGGGGACGACCTTTATCAACGCCTACTGCCAGAGTCCCGCGTGCGCACCGAGCCGCGCCGCCATGCACTCGGGACGTTACCCGCACCACAGCGGCGTGTACGGCTTCGAGCAGCACCACGCGAACAACCCCGAGTTCGCCCCGCCCACGGTCCCCAAGGTGCTCGCCGCCGCCGGCTACCAGACGTCGATCGCCGGCAAGCTGGGCGAGCGGACGATCTCCTGGGACGGCAAGCGGTTCCGCTGGGGCCAGCTGCAGTACGACCAGGAGATCGCCCCCTTCAAGGTGATGCGCCGTGCGGGTCTCACCGACTGGCTCAAGGAAGAGATCTGGGCCGGCGGCAAGTACGGCGGGAGGACCGAGTCGTTCTGGTTTAGCGAAGAGGAGAGCCTCGACTTGCACGTCCCGGCCGGCGAGGAGCCCGGCGAGGAGTTCCGTCGGCTCGCCGCCGAGGCGACCGAGCGACTCGACCTGCTGCGGCACCGCACGGGCGACGGCGTCGACCACCGGATCATCCTCGGCGGCGTGAGCGGTCGCAAAGCGGGCGAAACACGCGACGGCTACTACCTCAAGGCGCTCGAGCAGTTCCTCGCCAACCCGGACCAGGAGTACCTGGCGCCCTGGGGCAAGAGACTCAATGGACCCGACACCTCGAAGCCGCAATTCATCAACCTCGGTTTCGACTTCCCGCACACGCCCGTGCTGCCGCCCGCCTCGTACCGCGAGGAGTTCCAGCAGTACACCTACAAGATCCCCCAGCCCGCCGAGGGCGAGATCGCCGCGTTCCCGCCCCAGATCCAGGGGATGTACAAGCAGAAACAGTCGGACCATTACTCCTCGGAAGAGCTCCAGCAGATGGTGCAGGACTACTACGCCTTCTGCGCGTACGGCGACGAACTGGTCGGCGGCGCGGCGGAGGCGTTCAAGCAGTACAGCGAGAAGCAGGGCCGCCCCTGGATGATCGTCTATGTCTGCGGCGACCACGGCTGGCGTCTCAACGAGCACGGCATGATCTCGAAGTTCGGCCCCTGGGGGATCGACACGCACGACCCGATCATCGTGGTCTCGTCCGACAAGGAGAAGTTCCCCGCCGGCAAGGTGGTGACCGACTTCGCCGAGTTCGTCGACATGGCGCCCACCTTCTACGCGGCGGCGGGCCTCGATGTGGAGAGCGAGGAGCTTGAGCGGCTCGACGGTTACGACCTGGCCCAGGTCGCCGCCGGCGAGAAGCGGCCGCGTGACTACGTGCTGAGCGAGGGGTGGTGGGTCTCCGGCCCCCGCGCCTGCATCCGCACGAAGGATTACCTCTTCTCGATGAAGGTGAAGCCCAAGCGGGTTCCGATCAAGGACATGAAGTGGGCGCTCGACGCGACGATGAAGCAGGTTGAGCCCCTGCTGTACGACCTCCGCGTCGATCCGGGTGAGACCAACAACGTCGCTTTCGACAAGCGTTACAAGTCAGTCGCCTGGACCCTGAGGTCGAAGTTGCAAGACGTGGTGCTGGGGGACGACCGGATCGAGATCGACTGGTCCGCCGGGTTCATGGGCAAAGCCGAGCGGAGCCGGTTCGCCCTGGGCGCCGACGACAAGCGGCTGATGGTCCCGCAGGTCGAGACGAACTGA
- the fabF_4 gene encoding 3-oxoacyl-[acyl-carrier-protein] synthase 2, translating into MSSQSKPAERRVVITGVGLVSPLGSSPATYSAALAEGRSGVTAREGSTARPAVGGFATEFSGKIGDFGELEGPQKKAIRKGLKVMCRETQMAVAAAQHALADAGAAEAFDPERVGVVLGSDYMLTLPEDYVDAIKKCQADADFDYDQWGGDGLGEMQPLWMLKYLPNMPASHIAIFNDLRGPNNSLTMREAGGLMAVGEAFRILARGDADRMVAGATGTRVLPMQAIHALQETDLPVAGAGFSHEGPTDADPATLSRPFDAARTGMVCGEGAGMVVLEALDAAQARGAKIYGEVVGFGSSVVAKPGPDGASLVGDNRTAIANATKVALRDAGMQPAELGHVNANGVGAPAADRDEAAALRDALRDAADDTPVVALKSYFGELGAGGGVIELAGSLLAFDQEGPLAGALPRTLNHEQTDPECPIQVAAQAGVPTGDAFLALNTTPQGQAAAVCVKRFG; encoded by the coding sequence ATGAGCAGCCAATCGAAGCCGGCCGAGCGCCGCGTTGTCATCACCGGGGTCGGGCTCGTCTCGCCCCTCGGATCCAGCCCCGCCACGTACTCCGCCGCCCTCGCTGAGGGCCGCAGCGGCGTGACCGCCCGTGAGGGATCAACGGCCCGCCCCGCCGTGGGGGGCTTCGCGACCGAGTTCAGCGGGAAGATCGGCGATTTCGGCGAGCTGGAAGGCCCCCAGAAGAAGGCGATCCGCAAGGGGCTCAAGGTCATGTGCCGCGAGACCCAAATGGCGGTCGCCGCCGCCCAACACGCGCTGGCCGACGCCGGCGCCGCCGAGGCGTTCGACCCGGAGCGGGTCGGGGTGGTGCTGGGGAGCGACTACATGCTCACCCTGCCCGAGGACTACGTCGATGCGATCAAAAAGTGCCAAGCCGACGCCGACTTCGACTACGACCAGTGGGGCGGCGACGGGCTGGGCGAGATGCAGCCCCTCTGGATGCTGAAGTACCTGCCCAACATGCCGGCGAGCCACATCGCGATCTTCAACGACCTGCGGGGCCCGAACAACTCACTCACGATGCGCGAGGCGGGCGGGCTGATGGCCGTCGGCGAGGCGTTCCGCATCCTCGCCCGCGGCGACGCCGACCGGATGGTCGCCGGCGCCACGGGGACGCGGGTCCTGCCGATGCAGGCGATCCACGCGCTGCAGGAGACCGACCTGCCGGTCGCGGGTGCAGGGTTCTCCCATGAAGGGCCGACCGACGCCGACCCGGCCACGCTCAGCCGACCCTTCGACGCGGCCCGCACCGGCATGGTGTGCGGCGAGGGCGCGGGCATGGTCGTGCTGGAGGCGCTCGACGCCGCCCAAGCGCGGGGCGCGAAGATCTACGGCGAAGTCGTCGGCTTCGGATCGAGCGTCGTCGCGAAGCCGGGCCCGGACGGCGCGTCCCTCGTCGGCGACAACCGGACCGCCATCGCGAATGCGACGAAGGTTGCCCTCCGTGACGCAGGGATGCAACCAGCCGAGCTGGGCCACGTGAACGCCAACGGCGTCGGCGCCCCGGCGGCCGACCGCGACGAGGCGGCCGCCCTCCGCGACGCCCTCCGCGACGCGGCCGACGACACGCCCGTGGTCGCCCTGAAGAGCTACTTCGGCGAGCTCGGCGCGGGCGGCGGCGTGATCGAGCTGGCCGGCAGCCTGCTCGCCTTCGACCAAGAAGGCCCCCTCGCCGGCGCCCTGCCCCGCACGCTCAACCACGAGCAGACCGACCCCGAGTGCCCGATCCAAGTCGCCGCCCAAGCGGGCGTCCCCACGGGCGACGCGTTCCTCGCACTCAACACGACTCCGCAAGGGCAAGCCGCGGCGGTGTGCGTGAAGCGGTTCGGCTGA
- the fabD gene encoding Malonyl CoA-acyl carrier protein transacylase, translating to MAQPAFLFPGQGAQTVGMAAELVAEVPAAKELFDRATEQLGFDLLKLCAEGPAEQLDATVNSQPALYVASLAALERLKQDDPAVVDSCIAAAGLSLGEYTALCFAGALSFEDGLRVVAERGAAMQDAAEASPSGMVSVLGLEVPQVEELCEQARGEETLQVANLLCPGNTVVSGSNAACERIAEAAEAAGAMKVVPLAVAGAFHTPLMQPAVERLSAVLGEVELKSPRVPVVSNVDAKAHSDPAEIRDLLVQQVVSPVQWEASVRQLMQGGVDQFYEIGPGRVLRGLLKRIERKFPAAGVSA from the coding sequence ATGGCCCAGCCCGCATTCCTGTTCCCCGGCCAAGGCGCGCAGACCGTCGGCATGGCGGCCGAGCTGGTCGCCGAAGTCCCTGCGGCCAAGGAGCTGTTCGATCGCGCGACCGAGCAACTCGGCTTCGACCTGCTGAAGCTCTGCGCCGAGGGCCCCGCCGAGCAGCTCGACGCGACCGTCAACAGCCAGCCAGCCCTCTACGTGGCGAGCCTCGCCGCGTTGGAGCGGCTCAAGCAGGACGACCCCGCGGTCGTTGATTCGTGCATCGCCGCCGCCGGCCTCAGCCTGGGGGAGTACACGGCGCTCTGTTTCGCGGGCGCCCTGAGCTTCGAGGACGGCCTACGGGTCGTCGCCGAGCGGGGCGCCGCCATGCAGGACGCCGCCGAAGCCTCTCCCAGCGGCATGGTCAGCGTGCTCGGCCTTGAGGTCCCGCAAGTCGAGGAGCTGTGCGAACAAGCCCGAGGCGAGGAGACGCTGCAAGTCGCCAACCTGCTCTGCCCCGGCAACACGGTGGTCTCCGGCTCGAACGCGGCGTGCGAGCGGATCGCCGAGGCGGCCGAGGCGGCGGGCGCCATGAAGGTCGTCCCGCTGGCGGTGGCCGGAGCGTTCCACACGCCGCTGATGCAGCCGGCGGTCGAGCGGTTGTCGGCCGTGCTCGGCGAGGTCGAGCTGAAATCACCCCGCGTGCCGGTCGTGTCGAACGTCGACGCCAAGGCGCACAGCGACCCGGCCGAGATCCGCGATCTGCTCGTTCAGCAGGTCGTGAGCCCCGTCCAATGGGAGGCGAGCGTCCGCCAGCTCATGCAGGGGGGCGTCGATCAGTTCTACGAGATCGGCCCCGGCCGCGTGCTGCGAGGCCTCCTGAAGCGGATCGAACGCAAGTTCCCGGCGGCCGGAGTTTCGGCCTAG
- the acpP_3 gene encoding Acyl carrier protein, translating into MASVLERVTEIVSEQLGVDKEKITPETSFVTDLGADSLDTVELVMELEEEFDINIPDDAAEKIQTVGQAVEFIEKGDGSE; encoded by the coding sequence GTGGCCAGCGTGCTGGAACGTGTTACCGAGATTGTTTCCGAACAGCTCGGCGTGGATAAAGAGAAAATCACCCCGGAGACGTCGTTCGTCACGGACTTGGGCGCCGACTCGCTCGACACGGTCGAGCTGGTGATGGAGCTCGAGGAAGAGTTCGACATCAACATCCCGGACGACGCCGCCGAGAAGATCCAGACCGTCGGTCAAGCGGTTGAGTTCATCGAGAAGGGCGACGGCAGCGAGTGA
- a CDS encoding Arylsulfatase has translation MFARACAVALAVVSFATLLGNARADERPNILWLTSEDNSAHWLGCYGNEHAQTPNLDRLASEGFRYTHCYANAPVCAPMRSTWITGVLSLSMGTHPMRSRYAIPHDQIKYYPDYLRVAGYHAGNHNKTDFNLGGRPDADCWDDMEWPNWQKLKTQQPFFQILNYGSSHESSAFGEVDQTDHDPQEVNLAAYHPDVPDLRNNYAHYHDAIRKMDGQIGDALKRLEEAGLAENTIVVYCSDHGGVMPRSKRFLFHNGLHCPLIVRIPERYRSLWPAEERGATIDRLVRFVDMPKTWLSLAGCDTPEYLQGATFLGPETEPEPPVHLAYRGRTDERIDNARAVCDKRFLYLRNYMPYTPWLQRLEYLWRMKATRAWEGEFAAGRTDEVHSRFFKPKGWTEELYDTKADPDCVNNLIDRPEHQGIAADLRRQLGQRQIEIHDAGLLPETEMARLAKANGVTIYEAVRNPELYDVAELLDAADLALEANPENLPELQRMLESPQLGQRYWGLVGCFLLDHGEAGLKAIDDPSHEVRAMAAWLLIRTGEQERGLACLRELVEQRSYALLMALNVIDWIGEPARALMPAVHELELVETYRKQYEYPKRMREHLIQRFGA, from the coding sequence ATGTTCGCACGCGCCTGCGCCGTCGCCTTGGCGGTGGTTTCGTTCGCCACGCTCCTCGGAAACGCCCGGGCGGACGAGCGCCCGAACATCCTGTGGCTGACTTCCGAGGACAACAGCGCGCACTGGCTGGGGTGCTACGGCAACGAGCACGCGCAGACTCCGAACCTCGACCGTCTGGCGAGCGAGGGCTTCCGGTACACGCACTGCTACGCCAACGCCCCGGTCTGCGCGCCGATGCGCAGCACCTGGATCACCGGCGTGCTGTCGTTATCGATGGGCACGCACCCGATGCGGAGCCGCTATGCAATCCCCCACGACCAGATCAAGTACTACCCCGACTACCTCCGGGTCGCCGGCTACCACGCGGGCAATCACAATAAGACCGACTTCAACCTCGGTGGCCGGCCCGACGCCGACTGTTGGGACGACATGGAGTGGCCCAACTGGCAGAAGCTTAAGACCCAGCAGCCCTTCTTTCAGATCCTCAACTACGGCAGCTCGCACGAGAGCAGCGCGTTCGGCGAGGTCGATCAGACGGATCACGACCCGCAGGAGGTGAACCTGGCGGCGTACCACCCGGACGTCCCCGACCTGCGGAACAACTACGCCCACTACCACGACGCCATCCGCAAGATGGACGGCCAGATCGGCGACGCCCTGAAGCGGCTCGAAGAAGCGGGGCTGGCCGAGAACACGATCGTCGTCTATTGCTCCGACCACGGCGGCGTGATGCCGCGCAGCAAACGGTTCCTGTTCCACAACGGCCTCCACTGTCCGCTCATCGTCCGCATCCCCGAACGCTACCGATCTCTGTGGCCGGCGGAGGAGCGAGGCGCGACAATCGACCGGCTCGTCCGCTTCGTCGATATGCCGAAGACGTGGCTGAGCCTCGCCGGCTGCGACACGCCCGAGTACCTGCAGGGGGCCACGTTCTTGGGCCCGGAGACCGAACCGGAGCCCCCCGTGCACCTGGCGTATCGCGGGCGGACCGACGAGCGGATCGACAACGCCCGCGCCGTCTGCGACAAGCGGTTCCTTTACCTTCGCAACTACATGCCCTACACCCCCTGGCTCCAACGCCTGGAGTACCTGTGGCGGATGAAGGCGACGCGGGCTTGGGAAGGTGAGTTCGCCGCGGGCCGCACCGACGAGGTCCACTCGCGTTTCTTCAAACCAAAGGGATGGACCGAGGAGCTGTACGACACAAAGGCCGATCCGGACTGTGTGAACAACCTGATCGACCGGCCGGAGCATCAAGGGATCGCCGCCGATCTGCGCCGGCAGCTCGGCCAACGGCAGATCGAGATCCACGACGCCGGCCTCCTGCCCGAGACCGAGATGGCCCGGCTCGCCAAAGCGAACGGCGTGACTATCTACGAAGCGGTTCGCAACCCGGAGCTCTACGACGTGGCCGAGTTGCTCGACGCCGCTGATCTTGCGCTGGAGGCCAACCCGGAGAACCTGCCCGAGCTACAGCGGATGCTCGAAAGCCCCCAGCTTGGGCAGCGTTACTGGGGCCTCGTCGGCTGCTTCCTGCTCGACCACGGCGAGGCGGGGCTCAAGGCGATCGATGACCCGTCGCACGAGGTCCGCGCGATGGCGGCCTGGCTCCTCATCCGCACGGGCGAGCAGGAACGCGGCCTCGCCTGCTTGCGTGAGCTGGTCGAGCAGAGGTCGTACGCCCTGCTGATGGCGCTCAACGTCATCGACTGGATCGGCGAACCGGCCCGCGCCCTGATGCCCGCGGTACATGAGCTGGAGCTGGTGGAGACCTACCGCAAGCAGTACGAGTACCCGAAGCGGATGCGCGAGCACCTGATTCAGCGCTTTGGCGCGTAG
- the fabF_3 gene encoding 3-oxoacyl-[acyl-carrier-protein] synthase 2 yields the protein MSRRVVVTGLGAVTSLASKVDALWSGVLEGQSGIHEFQNIRIDDMKVRFGGEVTDWSTDGYIPPKEAKRVELFTQFAMVAAIDAVKDSGLDFEKEDAFRCGTVIGSGVGGINEIELQTSRLVLKGPDKVSPFTIPKLMLNAASGHVSIHYGLRGPNFATATACASATNAMGSAFKLIQRNAADLVITGGSEAACSRMAVAGFANMKALSDRHDDPTGASRPFDADRDGFVLAEGAGILVFEEYEHAKARGAQIYGEVLGYGASGDGGHITQPNPEGIGAGRAMSEALADASLDGDKIDYINAHGTSTPLGDKAETGAIKRVFGDHAYQLSVSSTKSQLGHMLGASGGVEAILSLKALSTGVIPPTINLETPDPECDLDYTPNTPKERDVNYALSNSFGFGGHNASLVMGRVE from the coding sequence ATGAGTCGTCGAGTCGTTGTCACCGGACTAGGGGCCGTTACGTCGCTGGCGAGCAAGGTCGATGCGCTTTGGAGCGGCGTGCTCGAGGGCCAGAGCGGCATCCACGAATTCCAGAACATCCGCATCGATGACATGAAAGTCCGCTTCGGCGGCGAGGTCACCGACTGGAGCACCGACGGCTACATCCCGCCGAAGGAAGCGAAGCGGGTCGAGCTGTTCACGCAGTTCGCGATGGTCGCGGCGATCGATGCGGTGAAGGACTCGGGCCTCGACTTCGAGAAGGAAGACGCCTTCCGCTGTGGCACGGTCATCGGCTCGGGCGTCGGCGGCATCAACGAGATCGAGCTGCAGACCTCGCGTCTGGTGCTGAAGGGGCCGGACAAGGTCTCACCTTTCACGATCCCCAAGCTGATGCTCAACGCGGCCAGCGGCCACGTTTCGATCCACTACGGCCTCCGCGGTCCGAACTTCGCCACCGCCACCGCCTGCGCCAGCGCCACCAACGCGATGGGCAGCGCCTTCAAGCTCATCCAACGCAACGCGGCCGACCTGGTCATCACCGGCGGCAGCGAGGCGGCCTGTTCGCGGATGGCGGTCGCCGGCTTCGCCAATATGAAGGCCCTCTCCGATCGGCACGACGACCCGACCGGCGCGAGCCGGCCGTTCGACGCCGACCGCGACGGCTTCGTCCTGGCCGAGGGCGCCGGCATCCTCGTCTTCGAGGAGTACGAGCACGCCAAGGCACGCGGCGCGCAGATCTACGGCGAGGTGCTCGGCTACGGAGCCAGCGGCGACGGCGGGCACATCACCCAGCCGAACCCCGAGGGGATCGGCGCCGGCCGCGCCATGAGCGAAGCCCTCGCCGACGCGAGCCTCGACGGCGACAAGATCGACTACATCAACGCCCACGGCACCAGCACCCCGCTGGGCGACAAGGCGGAGACCGGCGCCATCAAGCGCGTCTTCGGCGACCACGCCTACCAGCTCAGCGTCTCGAGCACCAAGAGCCAACTCGGCCACATGCTCGGCGCGAGCGGCGGCGTCGAGGCGATCCTCTCACTCAAGGCGCTGTCGACCGGCGTGATCCCGCCGACCATCAACCTCGAGACGCCCGACCCCGAGTGCGACCTCGACTACACCCCCAACACGCCGAAAGAGCGCGACGTGAATTACGCGCTGAGCAACAGCTTCGGCTTCGGCGGCCACAACGCGTCGCTGGTGATGGGACGCGTGGAGTAA
- the rpmF gene encoding 50S ribosomal protein L32 gives MAVPKRKHSNSRTGKRRSHDGMKARQLQACPRCGTMKPSHVVCGNCGFYMGRTVVETE, from the coding sequence ATGGCCGTCCCCAAGCGTAAGCACTCCAACTCCCGCACCGGCAAGCGTCGCTCGCACGACGGCATGAAGGCCCGTCAGCTGCAGGCCTGCCCCCGCTGCGGCACCATGAAGCCGTCGCACGTGGTGTGCGGCAACTGCGGCTTCTACATGGGCCGGACCGTCGTCGAGACCGAGTAG
- a CDS encoding Matrixin: protein MLKRSLLAALTLMAPAAASATQIVIDYTYASDFFSQATDNGRAARATVEAVADRYSDLLGDTLSPIRTPEPFVGERASVTWAWHADFINPSGPGEIRLDDLTIAADEYRLYVGAQPLPGDSAGRGGSGGWGATTTPSSLLFSLEEFEAFEMIDLAFFDAVTTRGQAVGEYSGWGGSLSFDSDRAWSLDHTAPPLAGTADLYSVALHEIGHTLGFGSSAVWQTFVSPAYFLGEASKAANGGEAPPLDAIGLHWAEGTTSRVWGGSASQEAAYAPSLDLGERKQLTELDVAGLEDLGWAIVPEPAGLGVVLTAASVLFARRRR from the coding sequence ATGCTGAAGCGATCCCTCCTGGCCGCGCTGACGCTGATGGCGCCCGCCGCCGCGTCCGCGACGCAGATCGTCATCGACTACACGTACGCGTCCGACTTCTTCAGCCAAGCCACCGACAACGGCCGCGCGGCGCGGGCAACGGTCGAGGCAGTAGCCGATCGGTACTCGGACCTGCTCGGAGACACGCTCTCGCCCATCCGCACGCCCGAGCCCTTCGTCGGCGAGCGGGCGTCGGTCACGTGGGCGTGGCACGCGGACTTCATCAACCCGTCGGGACCGGGTGAGATCCGCCTCGACGACCTGACGATCGCGGCCGACGAGTACCGCCTGTACGTCGGCGCCCAACCGCTGCCGGGCGACAGCGCGGGGCGGGGTGGATCCGGCGGCTGGGGCGCGACGACCACGCCCTCCAGCTTGCTCTTCAGCCTGGAAGAGTTTGAAGCCTTCGAGATGATCGACCTCGCCTTCTTCGACGCGGTCACGACCCGCGGCCAAGCGGTCGGTGAGTACTCGGGCTGGGGCGGCTCGCTGAGCTTCGATTCGGACAGGGCCTGGAGCCTCGACCACACGGCGCCCCCGCTCGCCGGCACGGCGGATCTCTACTCGGTCGCCCTGCACGAGATCGGCCACACGCTGGGATTCGGCAGCTCGGCCGTCTGGCAGACCTTCGTCAGTCCCGCTTACTTCCTCGGCGAGGCGTCCAAGGCCGCCAACGGGGGCGAGGCGCCCCCTCTCGACGCGATCGGCTTGCACTGGGCCGAGGGGACGACCAGCCGCGTTTGGGGCGGCTCGGCGTCGCAGGAGGCGGCCTACGCCCCGTCGCTCGACCTGGGCGAGCGCAAGCAGCTGACCGAGCTGGACGTCGCGGGACTGGAAGACCTCGGCTGGGCGATCGTCCCCGAGCCGGCGGGGCTCGGCGTGGTGCTTACGGCCGCCAGCGTCCTGTTCGCTCGCCGGCGCCGCTAG
- the fabG_3 gene encoding 3-oxoacyl-[acyl-carrier-protein] reductase FabG, translated as MSRITADLSGKTAIVTGASRGIGKAIALKLAASGVKVACVARSADKLAETVGEIEAAGGAAEAIPCDVADADAATKLVEDVAERWGAVDILVNNAGITRDTLLPRMSDDDWDSVIATNLRSVFLFSRAAAGVMMRSKKGRIINISSTSGLRGNAAQCNYSASKAGVIGFTQTIARELASKRRQITVNAICPGFIATDMTAALKEAAGEDAVMERIKAAVPLQRQGEADEVADAVLFLASDSAAYITGQTLTVDGGMTC; from the coding sequence ATGTCCCGCATCACGGCTGATCTCTCAGGCAAGACGGCGATCGTCACCGGCGCTTCGCGCGGCATCGGCAAGGCGATCGCGTTGAAGCTGGCCGCCTCGGGCGTGAAGGTCGCCTGCGTGGCCCGCAGCGCCGACAAGCTGGCCGAGACCGTCGGTGAGATCGAAGCCGCGGGCGGCGCCGCCGAGGCGATCCCGTGCGACGTGGCCGACGCCGACGCGGCGACGAAGCTCGTCGAAGACGTCGCCGAGCGCTGGGGAGCGGTCGACATCCTCGTGAACAACGCCGGCATCACCCGCGACACGCTGTTGCCCCGCATGTCGGACGACGACTGGGACTCGGTCATCGCCACGAACCTGCGGAGCGTCTTCCTGTTCAGCCGGGCCGCGGCGGGCGTGATGATGCGGTCCAAGAAGGGGCGGATCATCAACATCAGCAGCACCTCGGGCCTCCGCGGCAACGCGGCCCAGTGCAACTACTCCGCGTCGAAGGCGGGCGTTATCGGCTTCACCCAGACGATCGCCCGTGAGCTGGCCAGCAAGCGGCGCCAGATCACCGTGAACGCGATCTGCCCCGGCTTCATCGCCACGGACATGACGGCCGCCCTCAAGGAGGCCGCCGGCGAGGACGCCGTCATGGAGCGGATCAAGGCAGCCGTCCCTCTCCAGCGGCAGGGTGAAGCGGACGAGGTCGCCGACGCCGTCCTGTTCCTGGCCAGCGACTCGGCCGCCTATATCACGGGGCAAACCCTCACCGTCGACGGGGGAATGACCTGCTAG